TAAGCATCATGAGGTTATCTGTAAGCTTAGCAACCCTGAATAAAAAGAGCGAATTAGCAGATTATGTCATGCCTCACACAAGTGGAATTTGCTTGCGTTCATGCCGTCAACACCCACCACCGGCCGCTGCAATATCCCCGCAGATTATTTTCCCGGTGCACGCTGCGTGTCTCCGGTCCATGCCTCCAACTTCCCACCGGTCCCCAAACATTCCCGACCTCTTTCTTGCAGTACAAATGAAGCATCTCCACCGGAATCCTAGCGACCAgtccgtcccgccgccgccgccatggaggaTTGGCTCTTCTACTCGCTCACCACCATGCTCTGCCTCCTCAGCTCGCTGCTGCTGAGGGCCCGGGCCCGCAGCCCGTCCCATTCCGCGACGCAGACGCCGCCGCTGCCTCCAGGTCCGGTGCCGCTGCCGGTTCTGGGCCCGCTGCTCCACCTGGCGCGTCGCGACTTCGACCTGGAGCCCGTGCTGCGGCGCCTCGCGCGGGCCTACGGCCCGGTCTACTCCTTCGCGCCATTGGGGCTGGCGCGGCCGATGATATTCGTCGCGGCGCGAGGCCCGGCCCACCGCGCCCTCGTCCAGCAGGGCGCCGCCTTCGCCTCCCGCCCGCGCGCCaccgctcccgccgccgccgtgctcACCAGCGGCGGCCGCAACGTCAGCTCCGCGCCGTATGGGCCCACCTGGCGCGTGCTCCGTCGCACCCTCGCCTCCGGCGTGCTCAACCCGGCCCGCCTCCGCGCCTTCGCCCCCGCGCGGCGCTGGGTGCTCGACGTCCTCCTCTCCCGCATCCGctccggcggcggcgtcgtcgccGTCATGGAGCCCTTCCAGTACGCCATGTTCTGCCTCCTGGTGTACATGTGCTTCGGCGGCGATCGCCTCGGCGACGCGCGCGTGAGGGACATCGAGGCGCTGCAGCGTGACCTCCTCGCCAACTTCCTCAGCTTCCaggtcttctccttcctcccgccgctcaccaagcttgtcttccgccGCCGGTGGAGCAAGCTCGTCTCGCTGCGCCGGCGGCAGGAGGAGCTCTTCGTCCCGCTCATCCGCGCCAGGAGGGAGGCCGGCGCTGGCGGAGACTGCTACGTGGATTCCCTGGTGAGGCTTGCCATCCCGGAGGATGGAGGGAGGGGGCTCACCGACGGCGAGATCGTCAGCCTCTGCTCCGAATTCCTGAGCGCCGGGACAGACACCACGGCCACGGCGCTGCAGTGGATACTCGCGAACCTGGTCAAGAACCCGGCCATGCAGGACAGGCTAAGGGAGGAggtctccgccgccgtcgacgGCGAGCTGCGGGAGGAGGACCTGCAGGGGATGCCGTACCTCAAGGCCGTGGTGCTGGAGGGGCTGAGGCGGCACCCGCCGGGGCACTACGTGCTGCCGCACGCCGCGGCGGAGGAGACGACGCTGGACGGGTACCGCGTCCCGGCGGGCACGCCGGTAAACTTCGCGGTGGGCGACATCGGGCTGGACGAGGAGATCTGGACGGCGCCGTCGGAGTTCCGGCCGGAGCGGTTCCTGCCGGGCGGCGAGGGGGAGGACGTGGACCTCACCGGCAGCAAGGAGATCAAGATGATGCCGTTCGGCGCCGGCAGGAGGGTCTGCCCCGCCATGGCGCTGGCGCTGCTGCACCTCGAGTACTTCATGGCCAACCTGGTCAGGGAGTTCGAGTGGCGcgaggaggccggcgaggaggtggaCCTCACCGAGAAGCTCGAGTTCACGGTTGTCATGAGGCGGCCGCTCAAGGCGAGGGCTGTGCCGCTGAGGCAAGGAAGGCCCATCGCCGCCACGTGCTCAGGTTGATCGACAGGGGCGCACCATCTTCTCCTTTCCCGTATGTTTAGTAGTGCATCATAGCTTCTCGTTGCTCATGACCATATAAAGATGGTAATTAGATTAAGCTTGTCTTCTTCTTTTCTCAATTTGCTTTTGCTAATGAAATGTAATGTGTGGTTTTCTAATCTAAAGTCAGATTAAAATGAAACCAATGAACGTACAGGAGAACTGCGTCTTCTATTCAGAAAGCACGAAAATATCAAAAATTCTCCTTGTATCCATGAGATTTaacttttttcgcgaatacgcaaagcttgcgtatcattgcattgatagaagaAGTAAGAGTGAGTACAGGGGATGGTACAACCCATGACACGAACGCAAGAAGCGTGAACATGGCTAACGAAGCAGAGAGTCACGAGATACTCGACccaaacaaagaaaaacacagctaAACTCGCCAACCAGAGAAGCAACCCAAGCAACAACTAAACTACCAGCATCTCCAAATCTAGCACCGAGGATGCCACGAGCAAACAAGACAACGCCTTCACGAAGGAGAACGACACCAAGACGCCGTCGTCATCCGATCCGGAAAAtcggacctagggtttcccctgatgcTCGAAGTGGGGCATGGATACCGGCCAtgacaacgccttcaagaaggtgacggCACCCGCGGGTGTCGCCGCTGCCAGCATAGGATGCAGTGATTTCGCCCAGGCATATACCGAGCAATGCCAAGCCGTCGGAGTATGAGTCGAAGAAGAGGAAGTCGGGCATGAGCAGGGATTGCGACCGCTGGAGGGGGAGCCATGCCTGACGTCGAGGAGGCACCAGGCGCTGCCGGACATGCGAGCTTCGAAGGAGGGTGAGGTTGCATGGATGAGCGGAATGTGAGGATGCGATGGTGGCCAAGCCCGGGACGAGCCAAGATCCGAAAGATAGCGCAAATCTAGGCCACCGGGACCAGAGCAGCAGGGATGCCGGCAGACCCAAGGAGCTGAAAGGGGACGCAGCTCACGGAGGGTGCCGGAATCGAAGATGCACCGGGATGGACGGCCAACCAAGGGTGCCAACAGGG
This portion of the Triticum dicoccoides isolate Atlit2015 ecotype Zavitan chromosome 7A, WEW_v2.0, whole genome shotgun sequence genome encodes:
- the LOC119331764 gene encoding cytochrome P450 89A2-like; the encoded protein is MEDWLFYSLTTMLCLLSSLLLRARARSPSHSATQTPPLPPGPVPLPVLGPLLHLARRDFDLEPVLRRLARAYGPVYSFAPLGLARPMIFVAARGPAHRALVQQGAAFASRPRATAPAAAVLTSGGRNVSSAPYGPTWRVLRRTLASGVLNPARLRAFAPARRWVLDVLLSRIRSGGGVVAVMEPFQYAMFCLLVYMCFGGDRLGDARVRDIEALQRDLLANFLSFQVFSFLPPLTKLVFRRRWSKLVSLRRRQEELFVPLIRARREAGAGGDCYVDSLVRLAIPEDGGRGLTDGEIVSLCSEFLSAGTDTTATALQWILANLVKNPAMQDRLREEVSAAVDGELREEDLQGMPYLKAVVLEGLRRHPPGHYVLPHAAAEETTLDGYRVPAGTPVNFAVGDIGLDEEIWTAPSEFRPERFLPGGEGEDVDLTGSKEIKMMPFGAGRRVCPAMALALLHLEYFMANLVREFEWREEAGEEVDLTEKLEFTVVMRRPLKARAVPLRQGRPIAATCSG